Proteins encoded within one genomic window of Erinaceus europaeus chromosome 13, mEriEur2.1, whole genome shotgun sequence:
- the NMNAT1 gene encoding nicotinamide/nicotinic acid mononucleotide adenylyltransferase 1 isoform X2, with translation MCKLQRPSNLPARGFGVTVFLCKRKYRVIKGIISPVNDAYRKKGLISAHHRVIMAELATKNSQWLEVDTWESLQKEWTETATVLRHHQEKLEAGRHDAPQDSPVLERPGRKRKRAEQRQDFSQKKSVEKKTAGVPKVKLLCGADLLESFSVPNLWKGEDVAQILGHYGLVCITRTGNDAQKFIYESDLLWQHQDNIHLVHEWITNDISSTKIRQALRRGQSIRYLVPDLVLEYIEKHQLYSSESEERNAGVTLAPLRKNTAQLSL, from the exons GAAAATACAGGGTCATCAAAGGCATCATTTCTCCGGTGAATGACGCCTACAGGAAGAAAGGGCTCATCTCTGCCCATCACCGAGTCATCATGGCAGAACTGGCCACCAAGAATTCACAGTGGCTAGAAGTCGACACATGGGAGAGTCTTCAGAAGGAGTGGACAGAGACTGCTACGGTGCTGAG ACACCATCAAGAGAAACTGGAGGCCGGTCGCCACGATGCCCCGCAGGACTCACCTGTGCTGGAAAGACCTGGACGGAAGAGGAAACGGGCTGAACAAAGACAAGACTTCAGTCAGAAGAAGTCTGTAGAGAAAAAAACAGCAG GTGTGCCAAAGGTGAAGCTGCTCTGCGGGGCAGACCTACTGGAGTCCTTCAGTGTCCCCAATCTGTGGAAGGGCGAGGATGTCGCCCAGATCCTGGGACACTATGGGCTTGTGTGCATCACTCGCACTGGGAATGACGCCCAGAAATTCATCTACGAGTCTGACCTGCTGTGGCAGCACCAGGACAACATCCACCTGGTGCACGAGTGGATCACCAACGACATCTCGTCCACGAAGATCAGGCAAGCTCTCCGACGGGGCCAGAGCATCCGCTACCTGGTGCCAGACCTGGTCCTGGAATACATCGAGAAGCACCAGCTGTACAGCTCCGAGAGTGAGGAGAGGAATGCCGGGGTCACACTGGCTCCGCTGCGGAAGAACACGGCACAGCTGAGCCTGTAA